The Mauremys mutica isolate MM-2020 ecotype Southern chromosome 1, ASM2049712v1, whole genome shotgun sequence genome has a segment encoding these proteins:
- the LOC123369391 gene encoding olfactory receptor 51G2-like yields the protein MSAINDTKLKSVIFLLSGLPGHGDAHLWISILLCFMYVISIVGNSVILFIIKTDRSLHEPMYNFLSMLAVTDFGISITTIPTILGIYLFKSREISLDACLAQLFFIHLLQYIESSMLLLMAFDRFIAIHNPLRYASILNSQRIAKMGLVAVLRVMVLVLPLPFLLKRLQYCRANVLSHSYCVHREVMNMACSDITVTSIYGLFTKLFQMGLDSLLIFFSYVMILKTVLSIASFEERLRALNTCVSHLCALLIFYTPEISLSVIHRFGKGSYPLLQTLLGYMSLLLPPLMNPIVYSVKSKHLRARIIRVFVK from the coding sequence ATGTCAGCTATCAATGATACCAAATTAAAATCTGTAATATTCCTTCTCTCTGGGCTACCAGGTCATGGAGATGCACATCTCTGGATTTCTATCCTCTTGTGCTTCATGTATGTTATTTCaatagtaggaaattcagtcattctgttcattataaaaacagatcgaagcctccatgagcccatgtacaatttcctttccatgttggctgTCACAGACTTTGGCATATCAATAACCACCATACCTACAATACTGGGCATATACTTGTTTAAGTCTAGGGAGATCAGCCTCGATGCCTGTTTAGCCCAGCTCTTCTTCATCCACTTGCTTCAATACATTGAATCCTCCATGCTCttgttgatggcctttgaccgGTTCATCGCAATCCATAACCCGCTGAGATATGCTTCCATCTTAAACTCACAGAGAATAGCCAAGATGGGACTGGTGGCTGTGCTAAGAGTGATGGTCCTAGTACTTCCACTTCCCTTTCTCCTGAAACGGTTGCAATACTGTCGAGCCAATGTCCTTTCCCATTCCTACTGTGTGCACCGGGAGGTCATGAACATGGCTTGTTCCGATATCACAGTCACCAGCATCTATGGATTGTTTACTAAACTCTTCCAGATGGGGTTGGACTCGCTGCTCATCTTCTTCTCTTATGTGATGATCCTCAAAACAGTACTGAGCATCGCTTCCTTCGAGGAGCGCCTGagggccctgaacacctgcgtctcccacctctgtgccctcCTGATCTTCTACACACCTGAGATAAGCTTGTCTGTGATACACAGATTCGGGAAGGGCTCTTATCCCTTGCTTCAGACTCTCCTGGGCTACATGTCTCTGCTTCTCCCACCGCTGATGAACCCAATTGTGTACAgcgtgaaaagcaaacaccttcgtgcGAGGATAATCAGGGTGTTTGTGAAGTGA
- the LOC123362143 gene encoding olfactory receptor 51G2-like, which produces MSAINDTRLKSVIFLFSGLPGHGDAHLWISIPFCFMYVISIVGNSVILFIIKTDPSLQEPMYIFLSMLAVTDLGISITTIPTILGIYLFNSREIRLDACLAQLFFIHLLQFIESSVLLLMAFDRYIAIHNPLRYASILNSQRIAKMGLVAVIRAMVIILPLPFLLKRLQYCRANVLSHCYCVHREVMKMACSDITVTSIYGLFIKLFQMGLDVLLIFLSYVMILKTVLSIASFKERLRALNTCVSHLCALLLFYTPEISLSVIHRFGNSSSPLLQILLGYMSLLLPPLMNPIVYSVKSKHLRARIIRVFVK; this is translated from the coding sequence ATGTCAGCTATCAATGATACCAGATTAAAATCTGTAATATTCCTTTTCTCTGGGCTACCAGGTCATGGAGATGCACATCTCTGGATTTCTATACCCTTCTGCTTCATGTATGTTATTTCCatagtaggaaattcagtcattctgttcattataaaaacagatccaagcctccaggagcccatgtacattttcctttccatgttggctgTCACAGATCTTGGCATATCGATAACGACCATACCGACGATACTGGGCATATATTTATTTAACTCTAGGGAGATCAGGCTTGATGCCTGTTTAGCCCAGCTCTTCTTCATCCACTTGCTTCAATTCATTGAGTCCTCCGTGCTCttgttgatggcctttgaccgctACATCGCGATCCATAACCCGCTGAGATACGCTTCCATCTTAAACTCACAGAGAATAGCCAAGATGGGACTGGTGGCTGTGATAAGAGCGATGGTCATAATACTTCCACTTCCCTTTCTCCTGAAACGGTTGCAATACTGTCgagccaatgtcctctcccattgCTACTGTGTGCACCGGGAGGTCATGAAGATGGCTTGTTCAGATATCACAGTCACCAGCATCTATGGATTGTTTATTAAACTGTTCCAGATGGGATTGGATGTGctgctcatcttcctctcttATGTGATGATCTTAAAAACAGTGCTGAGTATCGCGTCCTTCAAGGAGCGCCTGAGGGCCCTGAACACTtgcgtctcccacctctgtgccctcCTGCTCTTCTACACACCAGAGATCAGCTTGTCTGTGATACACAGATTTGGGAATAGCTcttctcccttgcttcagattcTTCTGGGCTACATGTCTCTGCTCCTCCCACCACTGATGAACCCAATTGTGTACAgcgtgaaaagcaaacaccttcgtgcGAGGATAATCAGGGTGTTTGTGAAGTGA